A single genomic interval of Streptomyces graminofaciens harbors:
- a CDS encoding molybdopterin-containing oxidoreductase family protein, with the protein MSATAATTGTVEVRGACPHDCPDTCAMRITVTDGKAVSVTGDREHPYTRGGLCVKVDNYLDRVYSPDRVLYPMRRTGPKGSGQFERITWDQALDEIADRFRAISAEFGPEAVMPCSYLGTQGILNGLNVGDPFFAKLGATIAERTYCDSGSCTAYTMTIGDCAGVDPESLVHSKFILIWACNVMSTNLHLWPFIAEARKRGATVVVVDPVKTRTAKAADWHIPIRPGTDGALALAMMNVIIEEGLTDDDYIADYTVGYEELAERVRKYSPEWAAEETGVPAEDIRKLARAYATTQPSVIRIGVAVERHAGGGQTVRALACLPGLVGAWRKPGGGILQLPLWAFPVNWGAMMHPEMLEPGKRVVNQYLLGQALTGGLDLDPPIKALVVYNSNPVVVCPDQERLIEGLQRDDLFTVVSEQFMTDTAQFADIVLPATTQLEQDDIMFSWGHLYVTYNHRSIEPLGEAVPNTELFRRLAARMGFTEPVFRRTDEEMIAEAFDWSAPAMQGITLESLREKGWQRLTVPPPDQYAPYAEGNFPTPSGKVELKSSIAEAVGNFVVPLFRQGSNDHQPGTPVDPLPHYIPPRESARANPELAARHPLNLVTPKPHAYLNSSSANLPLHRRVQGEPTVLIHPDDAAERGIATGDDVRVFNDRGSFVVKAKADKSVLAGVAVSAYGGWRMHTKSLSTMASLNPTAFADLGNAPTFSDTLVQIEKA; encoded by the coding sequence ATGAGCGCAACAGCAGCGACCACCGGTACTGTCGAGGTGCGGGGTGCGTGTCCGCACGACTGCCCCGACACCTGCGCGATGAGGATCACCGTCACGGACGGCAAGGCCGTGAGCGTGACCGGCGACCGGGAGCACCCGTACACGCGCGGTGGCCTGTGTGTGAAGGTCGACAATTATCTGGACCGGGTGTACAGCCCGGACCGTGTGCTGTACCCGATGCGGCGCACGGGGCCGAAGGGCAGCGGACAGTTCGAGCGGATCACCTGGGATCAGGCGCTGGACGAGATCGCGGACCGGTTCCGGGCGATCTCCGCGGAGTTCGGGCCCGAGGCCGTCATGCCGTGCAGCTACCTCGGCACGCAGGGGATCCTCAACGGCCTCAACGTGGGCGACCCCTTCTTCGCCAAGCTGGGCGCCACCATCGCCGAGCGCACCTACTGCGACTCCGGCTCGTGCACCGCGTACACGATGACCATCGGCGACTGTGCGGGAGTGGACCCCGAAAGCCTCGTCCACTCCAAGTTCATCCTGATCTGGGCCTGCAACGTGATGAGCACCAATCTTCACCTGTGGCCGTTCATCGCCGAAGCCCGCAAGCGGGGCGCCACCGTGGTCGTGGTGGACCCGGTGAAGACCCGTACCGCGAAGGCGGCCGACTGGCACATCCCGATCCGGCCGGGCACCGACGGTGCCCTCGCGCTGGCGATGATGAACGTGATCATCGAAGAGGGACTCACCGATGACGACTACATCGCCGACTACACCGTCGGATACGAGGAGTTGGCCGAGCGCGTACGGAAGTACTCACCGGAGTGGGCCGCCGAGGAGACCGGCGTTCCGGCCGAGGACATCCGTAAGCTGGCCCGGGCGTACGCCACCACACAGCCGTCCGTCATCCGGATCGGTGTGGCCGTCGAGCGGCACGCCGGCGGTGGCCAGACGGTACGGGCGCTCGCCTGTCTGCCCGGACTGGTCGGCGCGTGGCGCAAGCCCGGTGGCGGGATTCTTCAGCTGCCGCTGTGGGCGTTCCCCGTCAACTGGGGCGCGATGATGCACCCGGAGATGCTCGAACCCGGCAAGCGGGTCGTGAACCAGTATCTGCTGGGGCAGGCGCTGACCGGCGGTCTCGACCTGGACCCGCCCATCAAGGCGCTGGTGGTCTACAACTCCAACCCGGTGGTCGTGTGCCCGGACCAGGAGAGGCTGATCGAGGGGCTGCAGCGGGACGACCTGTTCACCGTGGTCAGTGAGCAGTTCATGACCGACACCGCCCAGTTCGCCGACATCGTGCTGCCCGCCACCACCCAGCTGGAGCAGGACGACATCATGTTCTCCTGGGGCCACCTCTACGTCACCTACAACCACCGCTCGATCGAGCCGCTCGGCGAAGCCGTGCCCAACACGGAGCTGTTCCGGCGGCTGGCGGCGCGCATGGGCTTCACCGAGCCGGTGTTCCGGCGCACGGACGAGGAGATGATCGCCGAGGCGTTCGACTGGTCGGCGCCCGCAATGCAGGGCATCACCCTCGAGTCACTGCGGGAGAAGGGCTGGCAGCGGCTGACCGTGCCGCCCCCGGACCAGTACGCCCCCTACGCGGAGGGCAACTTCCCCACCCCGTCCGGCAAGGTGGAGCTCAAATCCTCCATCGCGGAAGCCGTAGGCAACTTCGTGGTGCCGCTGTTCCGGCAAGGCTCCAACGACCACCAGCCGGGCACGCCGGTCGATCCGCTGCCGCACTACATCCCGCCTCGCGAATCGGCGCGCGCGAACCCCGAACTGGCCGCGCGGCATCCGCTCAACCTGGTCACCCCGAAGCCGCATGCCTACCTGAACTCCAGCAGCGCCAACCTGCCGCTCCACCGGCGCGTGCAGGGGGAGCCCACCGTCCTCATCCACCCCGACGACGCCGCCGAGCGCGGTATCGCCACCGGCGACGACGTGCGGGTGTTCAACGACCGCGGCTCGTTCGTGGTGAAGGCGAAGGCGGACAAGTCCGTCCTGGCGGGCGTCGCCGTGTCGGCGTACGGCGGCTGGCGCATGCACACGAAGTCGCTGTCCACGATGGCGTCCCTGAACCCCACCGCCTTCGCCGACCTGGGCAACGCGCCCACGTTCTCCGACACCCTCGTCCAGATAGAGAAGGCCTGA